Proteins encoded within one genomic window of Natator depressus isolate rNatDep1 chromosome 1, rNatDep2.hap1, whole genome shotgun sequence:
- the TOB2 gene encoding protein Tob2 → MHLEIKVALNFIISYLYNKLPRRRADLFGEELERLLKKKYEGHWYPEKPLKGSGYRCVHIGETVDPVVELAAKRSGLAVEDVRANVPEELSVWIDPSEVSYQIGEKGSVKVLYLDDSEGCSAAELDKEIKSSFNPDAQVFVPIGSQDNSLSNSPSPSFGQSPSPTFIPRSAQPITFTTATFAATKFGSTKMKKGGGGGAGAQQQQQRMARSPTNNLLKHKGLSLSMHSLNFVGGGGSQAPQSQLSPNAKEFVYNGGSSGASGLFFEGVTNENQGGSIPPASQFSTSTSGGSGFDVAQVFSGSSNSLFLEKSPFVEGLSYNLNAMQYPSQSFQPVVLAN, encoded by the coding sequence ATGCATCTGGAGATCAAAGTTGCTCTGAACTTCATCATCTCGTACCTGTATAACAAGCTTCCCCGGAGGCGGGCAGACCTGTTTGGTGAAGAGCTAGAACGCCTGCTGAAGAAGAAGTATGAGGGCCACTGGTACCCGGAAAAGCCTCTGAAGGGTTCTGGCTATCGCTGCGTCCACATCGGGGAAACGGTGGATCCGGTGGTGGAACTGGCAGCCAAGCGGAGTGGGCTGGCCGTAGAGGATGTGCGGGCCAATGTGCCTGAAGAACTGAGCGTCTGGATCGATCCTTCTGAGGTCTCCTACCAGATTGGCGAGAAAGGGTCCGTCAAGGTCCTGTATCTGGATGACAGTGAGGGCTGCAGTGCAGCTGAGCTGGACAAGGAGATCAAGAGCAGCTTCAACCCTGATGCCCAAGTGTTTGTCCCCATTGGTAGTCAGGACAACTCCCTGTCCAACTCACCATCGCCATCCTTTGGCCAGTCACCCAGCCCCACCTTCATTCCCCGCTCTGCCCAGCCCATCACCTTTACCACTGCCACGTTTGCCGCCACAAAGTTTGGTTCTACCAAGATGaagaagggtgggggtgggggagcaggagctcaacagcagcagcaaagaatgGCCAGGTCACCCACCAACAACCTGCTGAAGCACAAGGGCCTCTCCCTCTCTATGCATTCTCTGAACTtcgtcgggggcggggggagtcaaGCTCCTCAGTCGCAGCTCTCCCCCAATGCCAAGGAGTTTGTTTACAATGGCGGATCGTCCGGAGCCAGCGGCCTCTTCTTTGAGGGTGTCACCAACGAGAATCAGGGCGGCAGCATCCCGCCGGCCTCCCAGTTCAGCACTAGCACCAGCGGCGGCAGCGGCTTTGACGTGGCTCAAGTCTTCAGCGGCAGCAGCAACAGCCTCTTTCTGGAGAAGTCTCCCTTTGTGGAAGGACTCAGCTACAACCTGAATGCCATGCAGTATCCCAGCCAGTCGTTCCAGCCTGTCGTCCTGGCCAACTGA
- the PHF5A gene encoding PHD finger-like domain-containing protein 5A, whose amino-acid sequence MAKHHPDLIFCRKQAGVAIGRLCEKCDGKCVICDSYVRPCTLVRICDECNYGSYQGRCVICGGPGVSDAYYCKECTIQEKDRDGCPKIVNLGSSKTDLFYERKKYGFKKR is encoded by the exons ATGGCCAAACATCATCCGGACCTGATCTTCTGCCGCAAGCAGGCGGGAGTGG CTATTGGAAGACTGTGTGAAAAAT GTGATGGTAAATGCGTGATCTGTGACTCATATGTGCGACCCTGCACACTTGTGCGCATATGTGATGAGTGTAACTATGGGTCGTACCAAGGGCGCTGTGTGATCTGCGGAGGTCCAGGAGTCTCTGATGCCTATTACTGCAAGGAGTGCACCATCCAGGAGAAGGAT AGGGATGGCTGCCCTAAGATCGTCAATCTGGGCAGTTCCAAGACAGATCTCTTTTACGAGCGCAAGAAGTACGGCTTCAAGAAGAGGTGA